The Erythrobacter aurantius genome includes a window with the following:
- the thrS gene encoding threonine--tRNA ligase: protein MTELLKISLPDGSVREMEPGSTPADVAAAIGPGLAKAALAARVNGEVRDLNRPFEGDSELALITSRDEEDALELARHDFAHVLAEAVQALWPGTQITFGPATDDGFYYDVMAPANREPFGMDDLPAIEEKMREIIRADKPLRREVWSRQQLIEKWEAEGEAFKAEWAKELPENEELTVYWSGDDWLDMCRGPHLASTGKLDPDAFKLMRTAGAYWRGDQKNAQLTRIYGTGWLNKKQLNAHLTRLEEAAKRDHRKLGREMDLFHLQEEAHGSVFWHPKGYRIWRELEAYMRRKMDGAGYREIKTPQLMDVRQWTQSGHWGKYAQNMFAVPDIVPDVDEESGAASPRIADDADWMAIKPMNCPAHVMVFKQGITSYRDLPIRLGEMGCCHRNEPHGALHGLMRVRQFTQDDAHIFCTEAQVVSEVQAFISLADSVYKDFGFTYDIKLALRPEQRFGSDADWDKAEQELRDALAANGLEWEELPGEGAFYAPKLEWHLTDAIGRTWQVGTIQSDRVLPERLDANFIGEDGEKHRPVMLHRAIFGSYERFIGILIEHFAGRLPAWLAPVQAVVATIVSDADGYAAEVTAKLKAAGIRVETDTRNEKINYKVREHSLAKVPHLLVVGKREAEEGSVAVRTLGEQHQKVMSLDEAITMLRDAAAPPDLKV from the coding sequence ATGACGGAACTGCTCAAGATCAGCCTGCCCGACGGATCGGTGCGCGAAATGGAGCCGGGTTCGACCCCGGCAGACGTTGCCGCTGCAATCGGCCCCGGCCTTGCCAAGGCCGCGCTTGCCGCGCGCGTCAATGGCGAAGTGCGCGATCTCAACCGCCCGTTCGAAGGAGATTCAGAGCTGGCTTTGATCACTTCGCGTGACGAGGAGGACGCGCTCGAATTGGCGCGGCATGACTTCGCGCATGTTCTCGCCGAAGCGGTGCAGGCGCTTTGGCCCGGCACGCAGATCACTTTCGGCCCGGCGACAGACGACGGGTTCTACTATGACGTCATGGCCCCCGCCAACCGCGAGCCTTTCGGCATGGATGACTTGCCCGCGATCGAGGAAAAGATGCGCGAGATCATCCGCGCCGACAAGCCGCTGCGCCGAGAAGTGTGGAGCCGCCAGCAGCTGATCGAGAAATGGGAGGCCGAGGGCGAAGCCTTCAAGGCCGAATGGGCCAAGGAGCTTCCCGAGAACGAGGAGCTGACGGTTTACTGGTCGGGTGACGACTGGCTCGACATGTGCCGTGGCCCGCACCTTGCCTCCACCGGCAAGCTCGATCCCGATGCCTTCAAACTGATGCGCACCGCCGGGGCATACTGGCGCGGCGACCAGAAGAATGCGCAGCTGACCCGCATCTACGGCACCGGCTGGCTCAACAAGAAGCAGCTGAACGCTCACCTCACCCGGTTGGAAGAAGCGGCCAAGCGCGACCATCGCAAGCTGGGCCGCGAGATGGACCTGTTCCACTTGCAGGAAGAGGCCCACGGCAGTGTGTTCTGGCACCCCAAGGGCTATCGCATCTGGCGCGAGCTGGAGGCCTACATGCGCCGCAAGATGGACGGCGCGGGCTATCGCGAGATCAAGACCCCGCAGCTGATGGACGTACGCCAGTGGACCCAGTCAGGCCATTGGGGGAAGTACGCGCAGAACATGTTCGCGGTGCCGGACATTGTGCCGGACGTCGACGAGGAGAGCGGAGCCGCCTCTCCGAGGATCGCCGATGATGCCGACTGGATGGCGATCAAGCCGATGAACTGCCCTGCCCACGTGATGGTGTTCAAACAGGGCATCACGTCCTACCGCGATCTGCCGATCCGGCTGGGCGAGATGGGCTGCTGCCACCGCAACGAGCCGCATGGCGCGCTGCATGGGCTGATGCGCGTGCGCCAGTTCACGCAGGACGATGCGCATATCTTCTGCACAGAGGCACAGGTGGTGTCGGAAGTGCAGGCCTTCATCTCGCTGGCCGACAGCGTCTACAAGGATTTCGGCTTCACCTATGACATCAAGCTGGCGCTGCGCCCTGAGCAGCGTTTTGGTAGCGATGCCGACTGGGACAAGGCCGAACAGGAACTGCGCGACGCGCTTGCCGCTAACGGGCTCGAATGGGAAGAACTGCCCGGTGAGGGCGCGTTCTATGCCCCCAAGCTCGAATGGCACCTGACCGACGCGATCGGGCGCACCTGGCAGGTCGGCACGATCCAGTCAGACCGTGTGCTACCCGAAAGGCTCGATGCGAATTTCATTGGTGAAGACGGCGAGAAGCATCGCCCTGTCATGCTGCACCGCGCGATCTTCGGTTCGTACGAGCGGTTCATCGGCATTTTGATCGAGCACTTTGCCGGGCGTCTCCCCGCATGGCTCGCGCCGGTGCAGGCGGTGGTGGCCACCATCGTGTCCGACGCGGACGGATACGCGGCGGAGGTCACCGCGAAACTGAAGGCGGCAGGCATCCGCGTCGAAACCGACACGCGCAATGAAAAGATCAACTACAAGGTTCGCGAACACAGCCTTGCCAAAGTTCCGCACCTGCTGGTGGTCGGCAAGCGTGAAGCCGAGGAAGGCAGTGTCGCGGTGCGCACCTTGGGCGAGCAGCACCAGAAGGTGATGAGCCTTGATGAAGCGATCACCATGCTGCGCGATGCGGCGGCCCCGCCCGATCTGAAGGTCTGA
- a CDS encoding sulfite exporter TauE/SafE family protein, whose product MEFLDGLSAVQIAIALVATLASAFVRGLTGFGMAILLVPILALALSPVEAVLVGNGLSLLIGAIELPRLVRGAERSAWTIGAVCLLATPFGLLALAATGADLARLIIALIALSAFLAILLPRRSAVQPGALATGGVGLISGLMTGYAGMPGPPVVPYYVGRDLPRETTKTSMMLIFTIAGGAGLISGVLTGVMALELLLLSLLLFPAVIAGNRLGERASGTVSDPVWRTLVGMVLGAAAIAALLKLL is encoded by the coding sequence TTGGAATTTCTTGACGGCTTGAGCGCGGTCCAGATCGCGATCGCGCTTGTCGCGACGCTGGCATCGGCCTTTGTGCGCGGGCTCACCGGGTTCGGCATGGCGATTCTGCTGGTGCCGATCCTTGCGCTGGCGCTCAGCCCGGTGGAGGCTGTGCTGGTCGGCAATGGTCTGTCACTGCTGATCGGCGCGATTGAGCTTCCCCGGCTTGTGCGCGGCGCAGAGCGCTCGGCCTGGACCATTGGCGCGGTGTGTCTGCTTGCGACGCCGTTCGGCCTTCTCGCGCTTGCTGCGACTGGCGCCGATCTCGCCCGGCTGATCATCGCGCTGATTGCCTTGAGCGCGTTCTTGGCAATCCTTCTGCCGCGCCGTTCGGCCGTGCAACCGGGGGCACTCGCTACCGGCGGAGTTGGTCTGATCAGCGGTTTGATGACCGGATACGCTGGGATGCCGGGTCCTCCGGTCGTGCCCTATTATGTCGGGCGGGATTTGCCGCGTGAAACGACCAAGACTTCGATGATGCTGATCTTCACGATCGCGGGCGGAGCAGGTCTGATATCGGGCGTTCTGACCGGAGTGATGGCGCTTGAGCTGCTGCTGCTGTCGTTGCTGCTGTTTCCGGCAGTCATTGCAGGAAACCGCTTGGGCGAACGCGCAAGCGGCACCGTGAGCGATCCGGTATGGCGCACATTGGTCGGAATGGTGCTGGGCGCGGCAGCCATCGCTGCCCTGCTGAAACTGCTTTAA
- a CDS encoding agmatine deiminase family protein, with translation MAYLMPPEWAAQDWLWIGFPHLADEWPGWLEPAQVQIAAFASAVAESGQEVRLLVRDEANATRARQLVSGKVRLEQRVYGDVWLRDTGPLIVSAGEARSAWRFGFNGWGGKYLMPGDQTIGAELAQDADLPLQTSAMVLEGGALDGDGTGLVATTEQCLLNPNRNPGMSRTEIEAELSRTLGFDRVLWLGDGLINDHTDGHVDNLARFVGPNRLIVPEATGKDDPNAAIYAEATARAEAFGVEVVRIPSPGLITREGVIEPASYVNFAITTHLVVVPVFGSPHDEAGVAAIAALFPDRETVGLRAEAVLAGGGGFHCASQQMPKA, from the coding sequence ATGGCGTATTTGATGCCCCCTGAATGGGCGGCGCAGGATTGGCTGTGGATCGGCTTCCCGCATCTTGCCGATGAGTGGCCCGGCTGGCTGGAGCCGGCGCAGGTCCAGATCGCGGCTTTCGCAAGTGCAGTTGCCGAAAGCGGTCAGGAAGTCCGGCTGCTGGTCCGCGACGAAGCAAATGCCACGCGGGCCCGGCAATTGGTGAGCGGGAAAGTGCGGCTTGAACAGCGCGTCTATGGCGACGTCTGGTTGCGCGACACCGGGCCTCTGATCGTCAGCGCTGGCGAAGCCCGATCGGCGTGGCGCTTCGGCTTCAATGGCTGGGGCGGAAAGTATCTGATGCCGGGTGACCAGACCATTGGCGCCGAACTCGCACAGGATGCCGATTTGCCGCTCCAAACCTCGGCCATGGTGCTCGAAGGCGGTGCGCTCGATGGTGATGGCACCGGGCTTGTCGCCACCACGGAGCAGTGCCTGCTCAACCCCAATCGCAATCCCGGCATGTCACGCACGGAGATCGAGGCCGAATTGTCGCGCACGCTGGGTTTTGACCGGGTGTTGTGGCTGGGTGACGGATTGATCAACGATCACACCGATGGCCATGTCGACAATCTTGCGCGCTTCGTCGGCCCGAACCGGCTGATTGTACCCGAAGCCACCGGCAAGGATGATCCCAACGCCGCGATCTATGCCGAGGCCACGGCGCGGGCGGAGGCATTCGGCGTCGAAGTGGTGCGCATACCCTCGCCCGGTTTGATTACCCGAGAGGGCGTGATCGAGCCCGCCAGCTACGTCAATTTTGCAATCACCACGCATCTGGTGGTCGTGCCGGTTTTCGGATCGCCGCATGACGAGGCCGGGGTTGCGGCGATTGCCGCGCTGTTCCCTGACCGCGAGACGGTCGGACTTCGGGCCGAAGCCGTATTAGCGGGCGGGGGCGGCTTTCACTGCGCCAGTCAGCAGATGCCGAAGGCTTAA
- a CDS encoding M28 family metallopeptidase, translating to MIKRALMLASLAAGALTLSGCEDLMTESAPELDIPEIAAGEISQETMVDITRQLSSDEFGGRMPGTKGEELTVALLTERFAAAGLQPGNGDSWVQEVPLVEITGSNFAPLTITNGETDLVYDYGSEWTGVTYREDAQTQLANSEMVFVGYGINAPERGWNDYEGVDVEGKTVVILVNDPDWESEGLEGPFNGKAMTFYGRWTYKYEEAARQGAAAALIVHDTAPASYGWNVVESSWGGPQAYAARGDNPPPMTLVNGWVQKDVAGEILAAAGQDLDALTKAAKTKGFKAVELGMTASTSFQNSMRSFKSQNVIGVLPGSEAPDEYVLYTAHWDHLGTCNPPADDGDNICNGAVDNATGTAALVALAEAHSKAGAPKRSLVFLAVTAEESGLLGAHYYATNPVFPLDQTVGGVNMDAFLIAGPSKDVTVVGPGKSQLDQFLEAALVADGRVATPNPNPEAGYYYRSDHFAFAKQGVPMLYVDGGEDLIEGGREAGKAISEEYRANRYHGPKDEFDENWDWSGVMADLQLMYRLGRMMAMSSSWPNWVEGDEFRAIRDESCAASASGC from the coding sequence ATGATCAAACGGGCATTGATGCTGGCCAGCCTTGCTGCCGGGGCGCTGACCCTTTCGGGTTGCGAGGATCTGATGACGGAATCGGCGCCCGAGCTCGACATTCCCGAGATCGCCGCCGGTGAAATCTCTCAGGAAACCATGGTCGACATTACCCGTCAGCTGTCCTCCGACGAATTCGGTGGCCGGATGCCCGGCACAAAGGGCGAGGAACTGACGGTTGCCCTGTTGACGGAGCGCTTTGCCGCTGCCGGCCTGCAGCCCGGCAATGGTGACAGCTGGGTTCAGGAAGTGCCGCTGGTCGAAATCACTGGCAGCAACTTCGCTCCGCTCACCATCACCAATGGCGAAACCGATCTGGTCTATGATTACGGCAGCGAATGGACCGGCGTGACCTATCGCGAAGACGCGCAGACCCAGCTTGCCAACAGCGAAATGGTGTTCGTCGGATACGGCATAAACGCACCAGAGCGCGGCTGGAACGACTACGAAGGGGTCGATGTCGAAGGCAAGACGGTGGTCATCCTCGTCAATGATCCTGACTGGGAATCGGAAGGTCTCGAAGGGCCGTTCAACGGCAAGGCCATGACGTTTTATGGCCGCTGGACCTACAAGTATGAAGAAGCCGCAAGGCAAGGTGCCGCGGCCGCGTTGATCGTCCACGATACCGCGCCGGCGAGCTATGGCTGGAACGTCGTCGAAAGTTCATGGGGTGGGCCGCAGGCCTATGCGGCGCGCGGCGACAATCCGCCGCCGATGACGCTGGTGAACGGCTGGGTGCAAAAGGATGTGGCCGGCGAAATACTGGCTGCCGCAGGGCAGGATCTCGACGCTCTTACAAAGGCGGCGAAGACCAAGGGCTTCAAGGCGGTCGAGCTTGGCATGACGGCGTCGACGAGCTTCCAGAACTCCATGCGCAGCTTCAAGTCGCAGAACGTGATCGGAGTGCTGCCGGGCAGTGAGGCGCCGGATGAATACGTGCTCTATACCGCACACTGGGATCATCTGGGCACCTGCAATCCCCCGGCGGATGACGGGGACAACATTTGCAATGGTGCGGTGGACAATGCCACCGGCACGGCCGCACTGGTCGCCCTTGCCGAGGCGCATTCGAAGGCAGGCGCACCCAAGCGCAGCCTCGTCTTCCTTGCGGTGACAGCAGAGGAATCCGGTCTGCTTGGCGCGCATTATTACGCGACCAATCCGGTATTCCCGCTCGATCAGACGGTGGGCGGGGTCAACATGGACGCCTTCCTGATTGCCGGCCCGTCCAAGGACGTGACCGTTGTCGGCCCCGGAAAATCACAGCTGGATCAATTCCTTGAAGCCGCGCTGGTAGCCGACGGACGGGTGGCGACACCCAACCCCAATCCCGAAGCGGGCTATTACTACCGTTCCGATCACTTCGCCTTCGCCAAGCAGGGTGTGCCCATGCTTTACGTCGATGGCGGGGAAGACCTGATCGAAGGGGGTCGCGAAGCCGGCAAGGCGATTTCCGAGGAGTATCGCGCTAACCGCTATCACGGACCAAAGGACGAGTTTGATGAGAACTGGGACTGGTCGGGCGTGATGGCTGATCTCCAGTTGATGTACCGCCTCGGCCGGATGATGGCGATGAGTTCGAGCTGGCCCAATTGGGTCGAAGGCGACGAATTCCGCGCCATCCGCGACGAAAGCTGCGCTGCATCCGCCTCGGGCTGTTGA
- the glnE gene encoding bifunctional [glutamate--ammonia ligase]-adenylyl-L-tyrosine phosphorylase/[glutamate--ammonia-ligase] adenylyltransferase: MAKPAEPDWIAALARARSHAPFLARALERQPELDALLCDGRCEEALAWTREQGESADDPAVALRRQRLGLATTVAIADLAGAFDLARVVRELTDFADHALDTAIRIAISERTGERHADGMIALALGKQGAGELNYSSDIDPILLYDRERLPCRATEDPGEAAQRYARRVIKLLSDNTPEGYVVRVDLRLRPASEISPLVVPVGTARTHYQGQALAWERAAFIRARAAAADVAAGEAFLSEISPFVWRSTLDFGAIEEIRALTLRIRQSNEGSLKPGPGFDVKRGRGGIREVEFFVQTHQLIHGGRDRSLRVKGTRAALDALAAAGRIEAAEAEMLGVAYDRLRTIEHRLQMVGDRQTHSLPDGAALDNVAWLDGLGSGEVLVEELSEITACVAGSYDRLIGDPKPQAARPASPAPVIEQIGDLPLPERISGHEQLAERIEGWRDGRYQALRSPQALAAFDALIPVLAKAFVEADDPEHALARWERLLEQASSAINLFHLLKARPALLSRLVSTLTLSPTLADDLGRHPGLLDVLIDDSSMELPGSVSELAALMRQRAPRDDYEATLDGIRQVTSEYRFALGVQLIEARHNPPAIACGLSRLAEAAILTAAQAAEEEFARVHGRIADNELVILGLGRLGGGALTHASDLDMIYLFSGDYSRESDGKRPLGGTLYFNRLASRVTAALSVPTAQGALYEVDTRLRPQGNQGPLAVSIEAFEKYQKESAWTWEHMALARARVLVGPDAARARLAQVFSDVLAQPRDLEEVRTAILTMRGEMAEHKPPRGPLDVKLLRGGLVDVEFLVHCLQLQHASRLAPVEPSLLSQDLPEAIRALQRHGLAPEALLPAYLLMTDILVAGRLLAPDGLEPPSAAGQALVRACGRASYSELLNDLAVARSSVAHAWAQTFDQTLETDNE; this comes from the coding sequence ATGGCGAAACCTGCCGAACCCGACTGGATCGCAGCGCTGGCGCGTGCGCGCAGCCATGCGCCGTTTCTTGCCCGGGCTCTGGAGCGGCAACCTGAACTCGATGCGCTCTTGTGTGATGGCAGGTGCGAGGAAGCACTGGCATGGACAAGGGAGCAAGGTGAGAGCGCGGATGATCCCGCAGTCGCCTTGCGTCGGCAACGCCTTGGATTGGCGACCACCGTAGCCATCGCCGATCTTGCCGGAGCTTTCGATCTTGCCCGGGTGGTAAGGGAACTCACCGATTTTGCCGATCACGCGCTGGACACAGCGATCCGGATAGCCATCAGCGAACGAACCGGAGAACGGCATGCAGACGGCATGATCGCGCTGGCTCTCGGCAAGCAGGGTGCGGGCGAGCTCAACTATTCGTCCGATATCGATCCCATCCTGCTCTATGATCGCGAACGTCTGCCATGCCGCGCAACCGAAGACCCCGGCGAAGCGGCGCAGCGTTACGCGAGGCGGGTCATAAAGCTGCTTTCTGATAACACCCCTGAGGGATACGTCGTTCGCGTCGATCTGCGATTGCGGCCCGCGAGCGAGATCAGCCCGCTGGTCGTGCCAGTGGGAACGGCGCGAACGCATTACCAGGGGCAAGCTCTGGCGTGGGAACGCGCCGCCTTCATTCGCGCCCGCGCGGCCGCGGCTGACGTTGCTGCGGGGGAAGCCTTCCTGTCGGAGATCTCGCCATTCGTGTGGCGATCAACGCTCGATTTTGGCGCGATTGAGGAAATCCGCGCGCTCACCTTGCGTATCCGGCAAAGCAACGAAGGATCACTGAAGCCCGGCCCCGGCTTCGATGTGAAACGCGGCAGGGGCGGGATTCGCGAAGTCGAATTCTTCGTCCAGACACACCAGTTGATCCATGGCGGGCGTGATCGTTCGTTAAGGGTCAAGGGCACCCGTGCGGCGCTTGACGCACTGGCGGCGGCGGGCAGGATCGAAGCCGCCGAGGCAGAGATGCTGGGCGTGGCCTATGACAGGCTCCGCACCATCGAGCACCGGTTGCAAATGGTGGGCGACCGGCAGACCCACTCCCTCCCCGATGGGGCGGCGCTGGACAATGTCGCATGGCTGGACGGTCTCGGCAGCGGTGAAGTCCTCGTCGAAGAGCTTTCAGAAATTACAGCCTGCGTGGCCGGCAGCTATGATCGACTGATCGGCGATCCGAAGCCGCAGGCGGCCCGTCCGGCTTCACCTGCGCCTGTGATCGAACAGATCGGTGACCTGCCATTGCCCGAACGGATTTCAGGGCACGAACAGCTTGCGGAAAGGATCGAGGGCTGGCGTGACGGGCGATATCAAGCCTTGCGCTCGCCACAGGCGCTGGCGGCCTTCGATGCGCTGATCCCGGTTCTGGCCAAGGCTTTCGTCGAGGCCGATGATCCGGAACATGCATTGGCGCGATGGGAACGACTGCTGGAGCAGGCGAGCTCCGCAATCAACCTGTTCCATCTCCTCAAGGCCCGTCCGGCATTGTTGAGCAGGCTAGTATCCACCCTCACCCTGTCGCCGACACTGGCCGATGACCTTGGTCGGCATCCCGGATTGCTCGATGTCCTGATCGACGATTCCTCGATGGAGCTTCCGGGTTCGGTATCTGAGTTGGCTGCCTTGATGCGCCAGCGCGCGCCCCGCGACGACTACGAAGCCACGCTCGACGGCATCCGGCAGGTAACCAGCGAGTACCGGTTTGCACTTGGGGTGCAACTGATCGAGGCGCGTCACAATCCGCCCGCCATCGCTTGCGGATTGTCACGTCTGGCCGAGGCGGCAATCCTGACGGCGGCGCAGGCAGCCGAGGAGGAGTTCGCTCGCGTCCACGGGCGCATCGCGGATAACGAGCTGGTTATCCTCGGGCTCGGCAGGCTGGGCGGCGGAGCGCTGACCCATGCTTCTGATCTCGACATGATCTACCTCTTCTCAGGGGACTATTCGCGTGAATCCGATGGCAAGCGGCCGCTCGGCGGGACCCTCTATTTCAACCGCCTCGCCAGCCGTGTCACGGCGGCGCTTTCAGTTCCGACCGCGCAGGGCGCCCTCTACGAAGTCGATACCCGGTTGCGCCCTCAAGGCAATCAAGGCCCGCTGGCGGTTTCGATCGAAGCTTTCGAGAAGTACCAGAAGGAGAGCGCGTGGACCTGGGAGCACATGGCTTTGGCCCGGGCACGGGTTCTGGTCGGCCCAGACGCTGCGCGTGCGCGGCTGGCGCAGGTTTTCTCCGATGTCCTCGCGCAACCACGCGACTTGGAAGAGGTTCGCACAGCAATCCTGACGATGCGCGGCGAGATGGCAGAGCATAAGCCGCCCCGCGGCCCGCTTGACGTGAAGCTGCTGCGCGGCGGTCTGGTTGATGTCGAGTTTCTCGTCCATTGCCTCCAGTTGCAACACGCCTCGCGACTGGCCCCGGTTGAACCGTCCTTGCTCAGCCAGGATCTGCCGGAGGCTATCAGGGCGCTGCAGCGCCATGGCCTTGCCCCCGAAGCGCTGCTGCCCGCATATCTCCTGATGACAGACATTCTGGTTGCCGGCCGGCTGCTTGCCCCCGATGGGCTTGAGCCGCCTTCCGCCGCCGGACAAGCGCTGGTGCGGGCATGCGGAAGGGCCAGCTATTCGGAACTGCTAAACGATCTTGCCGTTGCCCGTTCATCCGTTGCCCATGCATGGGCGCAGACATTCGATCAGACATTGGAGACAGACAATGAGTGA
- a CDS encoding peroxiredoxin has protein sequence MSDFPSVGDAIPDIAMETPDGGTVKPSDFKGEKLVIFFYPKDDTPGCTTENKDFSALVDEFAAAGTRLLGVSKDPAKKHQKFIAKHDLKAPLASDPEEAGLADALGVWAEKQMYGKTYMGMVRSTYLIDTDGKIAQVWSKVKVKGHAEEVLAAAKAL, from the coding sequence ATGAGTGACTTCCCCTCGGTTGGCGATGCCATCCCTGATATCGCGATGGAGACCCCAGACGGCGGAACGGTGAAGCCGTCGGACTTCAAGGGCGAAAAGCTCGTCATTTTCTTCTACCCGAAAGACGACACACCGGGCTGCACCACCGAGAACAAGGATTTCTCCGCACTCGTCGATGAATTCGCCGCTGCTGGCACAAGGCTGCTGGGTGTGAGCAAGGACCCTGCCAAGAAGCACCAGAAGTTCATTGCCAAGCATGATCTGAAGGCGCCGCTCGCCAGCGACCCGGAAGAAGCGGGACTGGCCGATGCGCTCGGCGTGTGGGCCGAAAAGCAGATGTACGGCAAGACCTATATGGGAATGGTCCGCAGCACCTATCTCATTGATACCGATGGAAAAATTGCTCAGGTCTGGAGCAAGGTGAAGGTCAAGGGCCATGCCGAAGAGGTGTTGGCCGCGGCAAAGGCGCTCTGA
- a CDS encoding ferritin-like domain-containing protein, whose translation MQSVSSAIRDALLAGDPTAKCFAARDVARRWRRGQLTPEFEAKMPDEPARPERPELLPPGQMPKRGKFGSERARIALWHSLAHIEFVAIDLALDMAGRFGAEMGDEFVSDFLSVASDEAMHFALLDRKLGTLGSHYGALPAHGGLWQAAHETRHDVAARLAVVPMVLEARGLDVTPATLERVKAAGDEHGAKILARILDDEIRHVGFGTKHFLKVAEGRDESPQATWKSLVREHFRGPVKPPFNDSARLAAGLSRDFYTDVAL comes from the coding sequence ATGCAAAGCGTTTCCAGTGCCATTCGCGACGCGTTGCTGGCGGGCGACCCGACCGCCAAGTGTTTTGCCGCGCGCGATGTTGCCCGCCGTTGGCGCAGGGGTCAGCTCACGCCCGAATTCGAAGCCAAGATGCCCGACGAGCCGGCACGTCCCGAGCGTCCGGAATTGCTGCCTCCGGGCCAAATGCCCAAGCGCGGCAAGTTCGGTTCCGAGCGAGCGCGCATCGCGCTCTGGCACAGCCTGGCGCATATTGAATTTGTCGCGATTGACCTCGCGCTTGATATGGCAGGGCGTTTCGGAGCTGAGATGGGGGATGAGTTTGTCTCCGATTTCCTGTCCGTTGCGAGCGATGAGGCGATGCATTTCGCACTGCTTGACCGAAAGCTCGGAACTCTCGGCAGCCACTATGGTGCTTTGCCGGCTCATGGCGGATTGTGGCAGGCGGCGCATGAAACCCGGCATGACGTTGCCGCACGCCTCGCTGTAGTTCCGATGGTGCTGGAGGCGCGCGGACTTGATGTCACACCTGCGACATTGGAACGGGTCAAGGCGGCGGGTGATGAACACGGCGCGAAGATTCTTGCGCGCATCCTTGACGACGAAATTCGCCATGTCGGATTCGGCACCAAGCACTTTCTGAAGGTTGCCGAGGGTCGCGACGAGTCACCGCAAGCTACGTGGAAATCCTTGGTTCGGGAGCACTTCCGAGGGCCGGTTAAGCCACCGTTCAACGACTCAGCGCGTCTTGCAGCCGGTTTGTCGCGGGACTTTTATACAGATGTTGCGCTTTAA
- a CDS encoding M23 family metallopeptidase has product MALLIERGMAIASQDRVCMNSLLKRPVFRIAAAFGAAISLMATSPVAASSSANAVASADVAEPVRDASGDTLTSSDDRFRELFASWTSLDNAGPQTPGAPSPAFERPTVSVPSLMPLSTARLTSGYGMRDHPVLRSRRQHNGVDLAAPSGTPVYATADGLVSRADWFSSYGLYINIDHGAELETRYAHLSRLAVAAGERVQKGDLIGYVGSTGRSTGPHLHYEVRVDGVAVNPIPYMVETEAQMRMATSSVDLLPGRRRAGAAGGP; this is encoded by the coding sequence TTGGCGCTCTTGATCGAACGAGGAATGGCAATAGCCAGTCAGGACCGGGTCTGTATGAATTCGCTTTTGAAGCGTCCAGTTTTCAGGATTGCCGCAGCATTTGGCGCCGCCATTTCGCTGATGGCCACCAGCCCGGTTGCTGCAAGTTCATCTGCTAATGCGGTTGCTTCTGCCGATGTGGCCGAGCCCGTTCGTGACGCCTCCGGCGACACACTGACTTCCAGTGATGATCGTTTCCGTGAACTCTTCGCCAGCTGGACTTCGCTCGACAATGCCGGTCCGCAAACACCGGGCGCGCCTTCACCTGCTTTTGAGCGTCCTACAGTTTCCGTTCCCTCGCTCATGCCACTGAGCACCGCGCGCCTGACCAGCGGATATGGAATGCGTGACCATCCAGTCCTGCGTTCACGCCGCCAGCACAACGGTGTCGACCTCGCCGCACCTTCGGGCACGCCGGTGTATGCCACGGCGGATGGCCTTGTTAGCCGCGCCGACTGGTTTTCGAGCTATGGCCTTTATATCAACATCGACCACGGCGCCGAGCTGGAGACGCGCTATGCTCACCTGTCGCGCCTTGCGGTCGCTGCGGGTGAACGTGTCCAGAAAGGTGACTTGATCGGTTATGTCGGTTCCACTGGCCGGTCGACCGGGCCGCACCTTCATTACGAAGTTCGTGTTGATGGGGTTGCAGTCAATCCAATTCCCTATATGGTAGAAACCGAAGCGCAAATGCGCATGGCAACCAGCAGCGTAGATTTGCTGCCCGGACGTCGCCGCGCAGGAGCAGCAGGCGGCCCCTGA